From a single Hyphomicrobiales bacterium genomic region:
- a CDS encoding LuxR family transcriptional regulator, giving the protein MKKEERKVPDRFNQTVGFIEAVEKAQSAIEVEACLLAFAATLGFTSVFGGIVPLWPVPLDEMPKRILFQRFPEGWAERYNDSGYVLRDPIVSRLLYDRAPFAWSDAYRTDRERENVKLISGEATEFGLRDGYVVPIPTIEGDLAAVSFGGPANAIEPSEVAALNFAASYAVGSYLHHRIARRRLSAALTPRESDCLLWAGEGKTDWEISVILGISRATVLKHVAAAREKLGAVNKAHAIATAIRIKLLA; this is encoded by the coding sequence ATGAAAAAGGAGGAACGGAAGGTGCCCGACCGATTCAACCAAACAGTGGGCTTTATCGAAGCAGTCGAGAAAGCGCAGAGCGCGATAGAAGTCGAAGCGTGTCTACTCGCATTTGCTGCGACCCTTGGTTTCACATCTGTGTTTGGCGGCATCGTTCCGTTGTGGCCGGTCCCGCTAGACGAAATGCCAAAACGCATTTTGTTCCAGCGATTTCCGGAAGGTTGGGCGGAGCGATACAACGATAGCGGCTATGTACTACGTGACCCCATCGTCTCGCGGTTACTGTATGACCGGGCGCCGTTTGCATGGTCTGATGCCTACAGGACTGATAGAGAACGGGAGAACGTCAAACTGATAAGCGGAGAGGCGACAGAGTTCGGGCTCCGGGACGGCTACGTCGTTCCAATTCCAACGATCGAAGGTGACCTTGCCGCCGTTTCTTTCGGAGGTCCGGCGAACGCTATCGAGCCTAGCGAGGTTGCTGCGCTTAATTTCGCTGCAAGCTACGCGGTTGGGAGCTATCTCCATCACCGAATCGCACGCAGACGACTCTCCGCAGCTTTGACCCCCCGAGAGTCCGACTGTCTTTTATGGGCGGGGGAAGGAAAAACGGATTGGGAGATTTCGGTTATTCTAGGCATCTCCCGCGCAACGGTTTTGAAGCACGTTGCCGCCGCGCGCGAGAAGCTCGGAGCGGTAAATAAGGCGCACGCCATTGCGACGGCGATCCGAATCAAACTCCTCGCGTAA
- a CDS encoding hypothetical protein (Evidence 5 : Unknown function) has product MVLREEFDSDRRRNGVRLIYRSELLARGGNVLQNRCAGDA; this is encoded by the coding sequence ATGGTTTTACGCGAGGAGTTTGATTCGGATCGCCGTCGCAATGGCGTGCGCCTTATTTACCGCTCCGAGCTTCTCGCGCGCGGCGGCAACGTGCTTCAAAACCGTTGCGCGGGAGATGCCTAG